The Desulfitibacter sp. BRH_c19 genomic interval TGTGGTAGTGCCAAATTCTTGTCCTGCCTTGAGTAATTGCTCACCTATAGTATCATTCAATTCAGTTGGGAACGGCCCTTCCCCAACCCTTGTTGTATATGCTTTTACTACTCCTATAACCCCTTTAATCTTTGTGGGCCCAATTCCGGAGCCTATACAAGCTCCACCTGATGTAGGGTTCGAAGATGTGACAAATGGATATGTACCATGATCCACATCTAATAATGTACCTTGGGCACCCTCAAAAAGAATATCCTTACCTTCATTATGAGCAGTATTTATCTGCAATGAACAGTCAACTAAATATGGTTTCATCTTTTGCCCGTACTCAAGATAATTCTCATACATTTCATTAAAATCAAAGCCTTTATGCCCATAAATCTTGTCTAAAAAGAAGTTTTTCTCCTCTAAATTTCTACCAAGGATTCCTTTAAAATCTTCTGAATCCATTACATCAATAACTCTTATTCCCAATCTAGAGATTTTATCCATATAACATGGACCAATACCTCTTTTAGTAGTACCAATTTTAAAGTCTCCTCGTTTCTCTTCCTGTAACTCATCTAATAATCGGTGATATGGCATAATAAGATGTGCATTTGTACTAATCTTTAATGAATTACTATCAATATGATTTTCTGTTAAATATTCTAGTTCCTTGAATAGAATGGCCGGATCAAGAACAACTCCACTACCAATAATGCACGTTTTACCTGGATACAAGATCCCAGAAGGAATCAAATGTAACTTATAAGTTTTATTACCTACCACTACTGTATGACCTGCATTGTTTCCCCCTTGATATCTACATATAACATCTGCCTTCTCAGCTAAAAAATCTGTGATCTTTCCTTTTCCTTCATCTCCCCATTGGGCTCCTACCAATACAACTGCAGACATTTGCAGTTCACCTCCATAACTAGACCTCAGGCCCTTTATAATATCATTACCCTTTTCAACTATTAATATCTTAATATTTATTTTACACATTTCTTAAACATCGTAGCATTTATCCAAAAATATTCAATATGGGTTAAGACCCCCACTACTATAAGTGGACTCTAAACCAGGTGGAGTAGAGTCTCCATCTGATTCCCCAATGTTCGGGTTTGGCTGAACGAGTTCACTATATTGCCTTACACAAGCATTTTTACATAAAATTACTCAAATACAGACTTAGAAATTAGCCTTCTATTTGAGTACCACCTTTTTTTGTATATTTCTTCTCAACCCGTAACATTTTACCATATCTATGTTTGATAGTCAACTTTTGGAAGGGGACAACATACCTGAATCGTATGTGCCTCTTGAATAGAATGTTCCTAATTTATCCGATGGCTAATAGTTTTCCTCAGTCCAAAGTTTAATACCATTTTCTCTTAATAAAGCTGCTGTAACTCCAATTCCACTAATAGTTTTTCCTGTAAAACAACCATCATAGATTTGCGCCACTCCACATGATGGGCTTCTCTCCTTTAGTATGGCTTGAGAGACATTTGCATCTAAAGCAATTTTTAAGACCTCTTCTGCTCCTTTAAGAAACAGTTCCGTTAAATCTTCTCCCAATTCATTGATGACCTTTGCCTGACCCTTTAAGACATCAAGACCACTTCCTCCCGTGATCTCACAAGGAATCCTGGGAGTAGGTGCGCCTCCTAATTGTTCAGGACAAATAGGAATAACCTTACCTTGATTCATAAGCTCTAAAAGCTCTGGCTTTAGGTTATTACCACCATTATACTTGCAATTTATCCCTACCAAGCAACCGCTTATTAATATCACAGTAATTATCCTTTCAGGGAACTAATAAGTGCAGGATACTAGGAAGAACTTTAAAATAAGCTGGTAAAGTACCGATTATCTCTCCATCAGCATGCAACACTAATGGAGAATTTGAACTAATTCTTATTTCCTTAGTAATCAATGTATCAACTCTGGGGTGCTTAACATGGGTTCCTTTATAAATCTTCGGTAAAGTTCTCAAAATATCCATTCTACTTACCTTTTTCGCTAAGCATATGTGGAGAAAACCATCATCTATTTTTGCCTGCGGAACAATTTTCATTCCTCCGCCAATATAAGGAGCATTTGCTACAGACAAGAAAAGAACTTCCTCTGTTTGTCTTGTATTTTCAATGAAGATGTCTACTGGTAATGATTTATAAGTTAGTAAGACCTTTACTAAAGCGAAAAGATAAGCTACAGTTCCAGTAACAAATTTGAACCCAGAATTTACTTCATGGGCTACTTGAGCATCAAATCCTACCCCAGCTATATTAATAAATTTCCTTTGGTTTACTTCTCCTAGATCGATGATTCTTATTCTACCCTTTGTCATTAATTTTAAAGCTAAATCCTTATCATATGTAATTCCTAACTCCCTTGCAAAATCATTACCCGTACCTGTTGGAAGAACTCCTATTTCAATATCCCCAGGCAAATCAAGTCCATTTATAACTTCGTGTAAAGTTCCATCACCACCGGCAACTAGAATTCTTGAATACCCTGCTTTTTGAATTTCTCTAGCTAAGTTTGACGCCATACCTCTTGCACTTGTGAAGAACACCTCAAAATCTAATTGATTATCAATTAACCTCTGTCTAATCTCTTTCCATTTTTCAAATGATTTCCTTCTACCTGCAACAGGGTTAACTATAACTGCTGTCTTCAATTTTGGACCTCCAACTATTTCATCAGCAAGAATACTTATTACTACTTCTATTTTGGATTCCAATACTCCTCTTTTCTCTTTCTTTAGATTAGGCGCCTTAGCTAGATTCCGAGTGTATTTAGAGGCCAGCTAATTTTCCAGTTGCCTTCATTTCTTATAAGATTCAATCTTCCATAGAAAATCTCGTGTTGATTGTTTTTTTCACCAACAAACCAGATCTGAACACTTGCCAATCCCTGTTCTTGCTGAATACGAACTTCACCTAAATCAAACTCAATAGCATTCATTTTTGTTTGCAGGTCATTTAATTCTATTTTGAAATCTTCAAGAGTTAGAGATTTACTACCAAAATCTACTCTATCATATGCAGAGGAATAATTACTTCTAAAAAAGTCCTTTAAAAATTCATTTACCACATTAGTTGGAGAATCCGAAGACCACCATTGAGTCATATCACCTTTTAATTGAATTTTGTTATCAATTTTCCAAGAATTATTCTCCCATTTAACATGGTATTCCCATTGCCAAGGCTCTCCGTAATTTCCAACAAGGAATACTATAAGTTCTTCATTCCAATACGGAGTACCTACAATGCTTTTCCCATGTTCTTCACCATAACGAATACCTTCTTTTCCGGCTAAGAAATCACTAGCTTCTGTAAATCTCTCTTGATATGGTAGATAATATCTTTGCCTTTCAAATTGTACCAACCAACCCTCATCAACGTTCTTTAATACTACCTCCCCCAAAAATTCAGAAGACCAAAACCCATAAAGCACTACTGCTTTATCTCCAAATATACTATCAACAATTACCGATATTTCCCCTGGATCATTTCCAACCTTAAATCCTATTTTATTCAAATATTCAGCGGTTGCTTCAGTAATCGCCTTCTCTATATCTGAACCTGCTATTTCCTTCTCCTGGCTTTTTTTACTCTCCAAATGCAAATAGTTAACTATACCAGTTTTCCTATCAACATCAATTAGTTTAGCGTCTTCATATGCAGGTACAAGATCATGATCATTGATCTTATACTTATATATTGTAGCTACACCTCCTGTATCTACAGAGTCAAAGTAGATGGTTTCATCAGCTCCCCAAGAAATCCTAAACTGTCCCAACTCTCCTGAATAATCTTTATCAAATAAATATACTTCTTGAATATATTCAGTATCAAGGTCAATTAGCCAAACTCCCATATAATCATTACTTTCACCAAGTATGGCAACTTTAGTCTTTTCTGTGTCAACTTCATAAGACATAACCCAACTGACTTCATCAGGCAAAAGCTCTTTTAGCTTTTGAGTAGCTTCGTTATACAAGTTAACACCTTCAATTAATACTCTGCTATTATCCAACCAAGTTATAGGTGCATTATCGTCTCTTGTATTTTCTTTATATGAAGTTAATAGTTTTTTATTATTCTTATTATGCCAATCCCAATAAATATAATCTATCTGCAGATTATTACTATGCACATCATGCCATCCCAAAAGAGTTATACTTTTTAGTTCATTTGGCGAAAAATATTCTCCTAGTACAAAAGAACCCTCGGGCGGAGAATATTCACCCGCATTATCCTTATCTTTATCTTTAACCTCTTCCTGGGGATCTTTAAAATCAGGTTCATCTTTAACCTGATCATCTTGGCCATTTAATCCCAAACCATTATCAACAATTATGTCTTTTCCTAGGTCCTTACTAGGGGTTTCTTCAGAATCAACAAGTCCTATATTGGAAGGTGAACAACCAAAAAGTAATATTAAAGAGATGCAGATTATTATTATGTACTTGTTTGAATTTTTCATGATTATTCCTCCTTACTAAATAGACTCTATAAATACAAAAAAAGTTTCACCCATTTCCATATTATACCATAATAATCTGAAATTAAACTCTTTTTTTAACATACCATTTATCCTAAGAATATCATTTAGTCGTTGCATATAATGTTTAAAATTTATGAACTTTTTATGATTTTTTTATAAACTTAAAAAAAGGTAAAAGCACCGTGCCTTTACCTTCATCCAAAAATACTCTATATGGGTTAAGACCCCCACTTCTTTTAAGGAAAGGGACACACCTGTGAGTAGAACCAGGAATGTCCCCAATATGGCTAAATCAGGTGGAGTAGAGTCTCCATCTGATTCCCCGATGTTCAGCTTTGGCTGAACGAGTTCACTTCTTGGCTATATTGTTTTACTCTTCCGGGCTACCCTTTGCATAATCAACAAACTTAGTAAATTCAGGTAAAAACACAAGCTCTATTGTTCCCGTAGGACCATGTCTGTGTTTTGCTAAAATTATTTCTGCTATACCTTTTCTTTCAGATTCAGGATCGAAGTAATCTGGTCTATGAATAAACATAACCACATCACTATCCTGTTCTAATGCGCCTGATTCTCGTAAATGACTTAAGTTAGGTCTTTTATCGTGCGTTTGCTCTACAGCTCTACTTAACTGTGAAAGTGCCAAAACTGGTACACTTAACTCTTTCGCAAGACTTTTCAGAGATCGCGATATCTCTGAGATTTCCTGCTGCCTATTTTCTGTTCTACGGGACCCTCTCATTAATTGTAAATAGTCAATAATTATTAGACCTAGACCACTTTCTGATTTTAGTCTTCTTGCCTTTGCCCTAACCTCCATAACTGAAATAGAGGGGGTATCATCAAGATATATGGGAGCATCTGCAATACCTTCAGCAGCTTGAATTAGCCTTTTCCAGTCGTCCTCATTTAGGTTGCCGCTTCTTAACTTATGCTGATCCACCATTGCCTCTGACGCCCATAACCTTTGAACTAACTGTTCCTTTGACATTTCCAAGCTAAATATTGCTACAGTCGTTTTACTCTCACAAGCAACTTTCTGAGCAATATTCATGCAAAAAGAAGTTTTCCCCATTGCAGGCCTAGCGGCACAAATGATTAAATCGCTTGGTTGTAATCCCGATAACAGCTTGTCCAAGTCTTTAAAAGTTGCTATGCCCGTAACGTCACCTTTGTGATGGGTGAGCTTCTCCACTTGATCAAAGGTCTCCACAAGAATATCTTTGATGTGACTAAATCCTTCTTTGTGTTTTTTCTGCCCGATTTCAAATATGGACTTCTCTGCCTCATCTAAAAGTTCTGTAACCTCAAGACCACCGTGATATGATTTATGCACTATTTGAGAAGCAGCACTAATTAATGAACGTATAATTCCTTTTTCTACAATAATTCCGGCGTAAAAATTTATATTGGCTGCAGTAGGAGAAGATGAAGATAGCGTAGCTATATAAGTTGCTCCTCCTATCTCTTCTATTTTATTATTTTGTCTGAGTGCTTCAACAACAGTAAGCATATCTACAGGCTTATTTTTTTCAACCAGTTCAAGAATAACCTGATAAATAACCCTATGCGCCTGCCTATAAAAGTCCTCAGGCTTTAGAATATCCCCTATTGAATAAATGGCTTCCGGGTCAATCATTAGGGCACCTAATACTGCCTGTTCTGCCTCAATACTGTGTGGTGGCAATCTCTCTTCAAGAACACTCATATCTATATCTTTGCCTCCTGGTCTAGCAAACCTTTTCTTCTTTGGTAACCTTAACAATTATTTCTTCAAGAGCTTCTTCAACTGTAGATACAACAATAATTTCTATTCCCTTTAGGTCTGCAGGAAAATCTCTTTCATTTTCTTTGGGAATTAAAACCTTTTTCATTCCCGCTTGCTTTGCGCCATAAATCTTTTCTGAAATACCCCCAACAGGTTTTACCTTGCCTTGTACTGATACTTCACCAGTAATAGCGATATTTTGCATAAGGGGAACTTCCTGCATGCAGCTTAACAATACTAAACAGATTGCTAAACCAGCTGAAGGCCCATCAATATTTCCCCCACCAATGACATTTATATGCACATCATAGTTTAATAACTCTTCTCCAGTCAGCCTTCTAATTACTGAAGCAGCATTAAACACAGAGTCCTTCGCCATGCTCCCAGCGGTATCATTAAACCTTATGGTACCTTTTCCCTCGTCCTTGGCAGTAAAAACAACAGCTTCAATTTCTAGAACTGAACCAACAAAACCGGAAACCCCTAAACCAAATACTTTACCTATGGCAGGTTTGGAATTAGCTTTTAATGTAACATAGGGGACAAGTCTTGAACTTTGGATAACCTCATAAATATCTTCTTCAGTAATATACACTCTTTTAGGAGGCCTGCCCTTTTTGGTTTGTAACTTATATAAAGCCAAACCATAGGCATCAGCTAGGATACTATTTGCTTTTCTGCCCTCTATAGTATATTCACTAATTATTTCTGCTACCATTGGATGTAAATCTATCCCTAGCCTCATGGAAGATTGATTTATTATCTGCTTTATATGAGTAGGCGACAGGGGTTCAAAGAATATTTCTGCACACCTCGACCTGATAGCAGGATTTATCTGATCCGGGCTTCTAGTGGTAGCACTTATTAAAACAAAATCAGCAGGTGCACCTTCATCAAATATTTTTTTAATATACTGAGGTATCCTATCATCACTTGGATCATAATAAGAAGACTCGAATTCAACTCTCTTATCCTCAAGAACCTTAAGCAGCTTATTTAGTAAAATAGGATCTAACTCTCCGATTTCATCGATAAATAACACTCCACCATGAGCTTCTGTTACAAGACCAAGTTTAGGTTCTGGAATTCCACTTTCGGCCAAATCTTTACGCGCACCCTGGTATATAGGGTCATGTACGGAACCAAGTAATGGATTAGTTACTTCCCTTGGATCCCATCTTAATGTTGCACCATTTACTTCAATAAATGAAGCATCCGTTTCAAATGGAGATTTCTTTAACTTCTTTGCAGCATCAAGTGCAATTCTAGCCGCTGTAGTTTTTCCTACTCCTGGAGGTCCATATAGTATAATATGCTGTGGATAAGGAGATGAAAGTTTTGACATCAATGCCTTTACTGGCTTCTCCTGACCAACAATTTCATCTAGTTCCTTAGGCCTTAACATTTCCATTGCAGATTTGGCAAGGCTTATAGAATCCATTTTTTCCAAAACTGCCAGTTTTTTTAATGTCTGAGCATTTTCAGGATTTTGATTTTCTTTAAGAATCTGCATTTTTATTTCTTGATAATACTCTTCTTGGCGTTCTAACATTTTAGTAGCAATTTTTCGCTCTAATTCTTCTTCCACAGAACGTAATGCAATCTGTTCTGCTATTGCTTCTTCAAGTGTGTCTAGGGTTTTTTCTGCTTTTTTTGCCCCAGGAATTTCATCTAATGTGGGATCCTCTAAAACAATTTTTTGCAAAGCTAATAGCCTTTTACCAACATGATTTGAATTCAACAAATCTAAAGCATTGAGTTTGCTTGCTTTTAAGACTAGCCTATCAGTCCCATATAAATCACATAAAATGGTAAAGATGGCTGTTATCCTATCAATTATTTCAATCTTATATCCTGTTTTTTTAAGTGATGGTAGTTTGATATCTTTTTCATAATCTTTTGTTACATCTTCAAGAATACTAGGCATAAATAACTCCTTCCCTTTATTCTGCTGCTTTTACCGTTATGTTAATTTCCCTATGAACTTCGGGATGTAGTTTGATTTTAACCTGATAATCACCAAGATTTTTTATTGGCTCTGGCAGATCTATTTTTCTTTTATCAATCTTTTTACCAAGTTGCTCCTTAATAACAGAAGCAATTTCCATACTTGTAATGGACCCAAATAGTCTTCCCTTTTCACCAGCTTTTGCGGTTATAACCAAGGGGGTTTTGCTTAAGTCGTCACCAACGGCTTTTGCTTTTTCCTTTTCCAATTCTTTTTCCTTTTGCTGCTTTAATTTCATGGTTTCTAGATTCTTAATGTTTTGTGGAGTAGCTTCAATAGCTAATTTTTTTGGAAACAAAAAATTTTGGGCAAATCCATCTGCTGCATTTACTATGTCTCCCTTGTTTCCCAGCTTTTTAACATCTTGAATTAGAATTACCTTCATTTCCAACACACCCTTCTAACCTTTTTCCTTATTATTTTTTTCTTTCATGTATCCTATTTTACGATAGTTAAACAAGGGGTCAAACAATCCTGTTATTAATAATACCATTAAAGTTAATGGAATGTTTAAAACAATTATAACCAATAAAAGAACTTTAAGTAAGATGGAAATCTTCCATTTATTATAATAGAAGGCCAATACTGATAACCCTTGAATAAAAAGTATAGGGAAATACATATACATAATATTCATGCCTATTATCGAACCAACTTCCCAACTTCTAAAATCCCCATACAACAGTAGGGCTAAACCCACTATTACTCCCCAAATAAAATACCATGGTATCTGCCAGTAGCGAAACATTGGGAGCTGGCTAACCTGTATAGTTAGCTTTTGTAAAACCTTTCTAGTTATAAAATAGGTTATAAATGCAACAGTCATCCCATATATCACCATAGTAGCAGGTATTAATTTAACTAACAAGTTTGACATGGACATGATAGTATTTCGTATTTCTTCTATAGTTAGACCTTGTTCTTGAAGTCTATCAAGAACCCCCATACTCTCATACATTATAATAACACTATCAGTAGTTTCTTCAAAGGCAGCTGTAAGATCAGCTATACTAAATCCCATTATTAGAAAACTCAATAGAAAAGATATTACAGTAGAAATAGCAACTACTATAGTTCCCATCATTATTATTTTTGAAAATTCGGCCCTTTTACTAAAATAATAACTAAAAACTACACCAAGACCTGCAAACTGAACAATAAAAATAAATGCTCTCCACGGAGTAGCCAATATCATTAGCAAAATTGCAGAAGTAATCAAGGCCAATATTCCAGTATAAAAGTCTCTCCGAACAGCTACAACTATTATGGGT includes:
- a CDS encoding anti-sigma factor — encoded protein: MKLPSLKKTGYKIEIIDRITAIFTILCDLYGTDRLVLKASKLNALDLLNSNHVGKRLLALQKIVLEDPTLDEIPGAKKAEKTLDTLEEAIAEQIALRSVEEELERKIATKMLERQEEYYQEIKMQILKENQNPENAQTLKKLAVLEKMDSISLAKSAMEMLRPKELDEIVGQEKPVKALMSKLSSPYPQHIILYGPPGVGKTTAARIALDAAKKLKKSPFETDASFIEVNGATLRWDPREVTNPLLGSVHDPIYQGARKDLAESGIPEPKLGLVTEAHGGVLFIDEIGELDPILLNKLLKVLEDKRVEFESSYYDPSDDRIPQYIKKIFDEGAPADFVLISATTRSPDQINPAIRSRCAEIFFEPLSPTHIKQIINQSSMRLGIDLHPMVAEIISEYTIEGRKANSILADAYGLALYKLQTKKGRPPKRVYITEEDIYEVIQSSRLVPYVTLKANSKPAIGKVFGLGVSGFVGSVLEIEAVVFTAKDEGKGTIRFNDTAGSMAKDSVFNAASVIRRLTGEELLNYDVHINVIGGGNIDGPSAGLAICLVLLSCMQEVPLMQNIAITGEVSVQGKVKPVGGISEKIYGAKQAGMKKVLIPKENERDFPADLKGIEIIVVSTVEEALEEIIVKVTKEEKVC
- a CDS encoding adenylosuccinate synthetase → MSAVVLVGAQWGDEGKGKITDFLAEKADVICRYQGGNNAGHTVVVGNKTYKLHLIPSGILYPGKTCIIGSGVVLDPAILFKELEYLTENHIDSNSLKISTNAHLIMPYHRLLDELQEEKRGDFKIGTTKRGIGPCYMDKISRLGIRVIDVMDSEDFKGILGRNLEEKNFFLDKIYGHKGFDFNEMYENYLEYGQKMKPYLVDCSLQINTAHNEGKDILFEGAQGTLLDVDHGTYPFVTSSNPTSGGACIGSGIGPTKIKGVIGVVKAYTTRVGEGPFPTELNDTIGEQLLKAGQEFGTTTGRARRCGWFDAIILKYSVRINGISHLAITKLDVLDELDAIKICVGYKYNGELLKEFPQSLKKLADCEPVFETLPGWKQSISGLSDYKKLPPNAKRYIERIEELVKVKVSIVSTGPGREETMVIDKIF
- a CDS encoding 50S ribosomal protein L9, with the protein product MKVILIQDVKKLGNKGDIVNAADGFAQNFLFPKKLAIEATPQNIKNLETMKLKQQKEKELEKEKAKAVGDDLSKTPLVITAKAGEKGRLFGSITSMEIASVIKEQLGKKIDKRKIDLPEPIKNLGDYQVKIKLHPEVHREINITVKAAE
- a CDS encoding replicative DNA helicase (unwinds double stranded DNA), with the protein product MSVLEERLPPHSIEAEQAVLGALMIDPEAIYSIGDILKPEDFYRQAHRVIYQVILELVEKNKPVDMLTVVEALRQNNKIEEIGGATYIATLSSSSPTAANINFYAGIIVEKGIIRSLISAASQIVHKSYHGGLEVTELLDEAEKSIFEIGQKKHKEGFSHIKDILVETFDQVEKLTHHKGDVTGIATFKDLDKLLSGLQPSDLIICAARPAMGKTSFCMNIAQKVACESKTTVAIFSLEMSKEQLVQRLWASEAMVDQHKLRSGNLNEDDWKRLIQAAEGIADAPIYLDDTPSISVMEVRAKARRLKSESGLGLIIIDYLQLMRGSRRTENRQQEISEISRSLKSLAKELSVPVLALSQLSRAVEQTHDKRPNLSHLRESGALEQDSDVVMFIHRPDYFDPESERKGIAEIILAKHRHGPTGTIELVFLPEFTKFVDYAKGSPEE